AATTGCAGAGATAATGCTCTTTAAACTAATATTAATATGTGATGATATTCTAACAACACAACAGACTTTGTCCAAATCTAAGTCTGGCCAGATGTGGCAACTGGTTTACAACATAAAATACCTAGAAACTATTTCTAGAAGAAATTAACTGCTAAAATATAGCAAGGTAGATACATCATAAATTGCAAGAATGCATGGCTCTAAGTATGCTCAAATAATAGGCTAAAATCAAGAGTGTCCAGGGTGCAAGCCTCTCTAATCCAGCACTCAGCAGCTGTTACCAAGAAAGAAGCAACCACAATCAACCTCTGTTtctccatgtgtttgtgtaatgaTTGTGTAAATAAGACAGCTTTGGAGTTGAATTGTgagatttattttcagttttccctctttttttttaatagtcgTTGTAGTAGTGTTGCAAATTCAGgggtttttctctctcttgttaTTCAGATGGTTACATCACGAGATAGGTGCCTGCGGGTCCTTTATATGTGTTATGTTGATTTTAGTTTCTATTTAAAAAGCAGTCGCATCTGATGGTAGATTGAAATAGCCTCAGTTGCCTACAACCAGTTGTTGGAGGGCTGTTTGAAATAGCAGAGGTCTATGAGGCCAATGGGCGGGGCAATATGACGCTGAGTGATAGTGACGTCAAGGAGGTAATAAGTAGTCATTCTGAACCCGGCCGGTGTttattgtgtctgtgtgaagtCATATGGGAGAGGCTGAGTCCACCAACTCAAACGTTTGATTGTTTTTCCTggactcattttaaaacaagcCGTGACATGGAGGTCAGCGTAGAGGCCAAGAGGATCATGGTCGTGGCTTTGGGGAAACTGTACAGCTCCCGCACCCAGCGAGGGGGTCTCCGTCTCCATCGGAGCCTCCTCCTGACTCTGGTAATGAAATCTGCCCGGGACATGTACCATGCGGCCCAGACGACGGCGGAAAGTGTTGCATCAGAATgtgaaaagcaacaacaacaacaacagcagcagcagcagttcacGGGTGAGGTGGCCACAGAGCCCAGGGGCGCACAAATGGAGCCCCAGGGTCCCGCTTCACTTGCCACCGGAAAGCCTCGGACGTTACCCCGAGAGGAGGTCTTACGCCCCCCCGCAGAGATTCGCCGCGACGCAGAAAACAAGGAGAATTTGTGCCCGACTCAGCACTGCAGGAAAAGACGAGGGAAAGCGGCTGTGGAACCGGACTTTCTGCCTTGCAAGAAAGCTAAACTTGAACAGCAGCTCATTGTAAATTCAGTTTTGCTGGACTATGTGAACTGCAGCAGTGAACTGGGAGCGCACCCCACCCCCATACCTCTACAGAGAGCCATTGCAGCGTGTTGAAACCCTAAGCAGAATAAAGGCACTAAAGTTTTGACACGACCTGGGAGCCTGAACTCGACTACGGGGCCTCTTCCAGGGTGGTTTGGGTGAACACCCGGGTGCATGTGTCCTGAAAGAAGCAAACATGACTGTGAACAAGCCTGGGCACGTTAAAGGAATCAAGGAAGTAGGCCTAGTCCAGTTGGTGTGTAGTAGTCCCAGTGACTTCTGGCCTAGTTATTGGCCAACGCTAAGCAATGGACTGGCTTCAGCTGACCAAAGGCAGAACTCAATCTGCCTCTATGAACATTTACAGCTCAGCAAATGTAACATGTGGTGAGCGTGGGGACCGGCGCTGTGAGATTAAATGTGTTGATGAATTCAATTGTAAAACAATGACTACAACTACCTCAGTATTTATTAAAccattttattgaatttggagtgatttgtttttttgtaccagAAACTGTCTGCAAGAGAGATGGAAGCATGATGAGGGTTAGGACTACAAGTTCAATAGCACAGTCATGAATGCTGCTGATATAGTGGCTGATTGCTGTTGGGGTGAGGAAACGAGTGTACAAAAGTGGTATGTGACTGGCTGAGTGTGAGAAGTTTTGCTTCCTTCCCCCACACTGATTTGCAGAACAAAAGCAGGGACAATTCATGAGATTGCATTCCAAAGAGTGAGGGGGGGGAGGCTGTAAAGCCATTGACTGGCCCTACACTGAGACCAACCAGGGCCCCCTGGCTCTTAAGGTAGTGTTTTACTGTGGCCGGAATACTGTTATAATAGTCATCGGTTCAGGGTGCAAAAGGTTACAATCACAAGGACGTATTGGTGGAtagtgcatacataaacatattaaaaggaaacaaacaacaaataaatataccaagtaataacaacaataagaaaacaagaCTTTAGTGCGGAACGTGCAAAGATGTTAATTAATGGGAAACATGTTGAAGAGATATTTATGGGATTGATACATGTGCAGATATTTTTTACAACAGAGAAGGTTAAACTACAACTAATTTAATATTAAAGTTGGGTGTAAGTTTTGGAATGTAATGCCACCACAGACTATGGCGTGTAACAGAGTTGGCCGGTgttggaggaggggggggggttgtcctGGAAAACAGAAGAAGGAATGTGGGGGGAAGTGCTTGTGTGAGGCCCCAACCGCGCTGCTTATTCTTCCGGCTGAAACCAGAgcaccctgtctgtctgtgtacacAGGGCTGGGAGGGGTGTCTGGACATGCCTGTGAAAAAACATGTGCACGCCTTCTCGTGTTAGTCTGTTCGGATCACGCACACTCTTTCTTTACTCGGCTTGTCTTCCCTcagaattttgttttttctcacaCGCAAGCTCTTTTTTGAAGGAATATGCTGACACATCCATGTCCTTTGCTTGactaagcacacacacaaacaagtcaTGTTCTTATGGATATCTTTCAAACATGCGAGAATGTataatccaaagcaaaattcctcgtatgtgtcctcatacctggcaaataaagctgattctgaatTTGCAGGAACACAAGAGCTGAATTCACTTCAAGCTATTGGGGTGATTTAGATCTCTCTTTACTCATCGGCCCCATTAGgttggataacagctgaactAATGCTTGTTTTTATACTAACAATGCATCTAGAAGGGAATTATCCCCCAACGGTTGCTCTAAGGTCATCTTACAGTTCCATCTTTTGGTTTTACAGCCCTCAAATTGATTATTTGCTTTATCATCATCAACCCGGTTTCCAGCACCAAATGGCAGATAGACAACGTTATTGACTAGctagtgaacatagtggagAATTCAGCAGCTACTGTATATAAGCAGATTTTTCCATCAGGAGCTGGTGGAAGGCCAACACAGAGTGAACAGAGAGTAAATTGGAGATACATGTTCAGAAACACAACTCTAAATGAATGGTAatgctgctctgtgtctgctagatatttaaatagtttaaagtgctcatattatgatcattttcagggtcataattgtatttagagattGTACCAGattaggtttacatggtttaattaaaaacaaaacaaaaaaaacaacatttctgtTGTACTACACAATGCTGCCGCTCTTCTTTTCAGAGCTCTTTTGTCGAActctccgttttagctacagagtgaggcatctcacttctattccatctttgttgggagtcgcacatgcgtagtagctaggtaaggactactagccagtcagaagctgAGCATAATGGTAGGCCACGcgagcagctaggcgagcattgtaaagtgttacaaaGGGACGCATGTCACAGAGGTAAAGgttggactacaacagagctttttggagcagttggtgaacagtgtttttctgttggagatggtaagtccctttggggtggactttgggctttttcactttggcAACCCATAACgtgtaaaaaaagatatataagacaataaaagaaagggaaaaagtcaaaaagcataatatgagcactttaacactTACACCTGATGTATTTACAGCGTGTTCTACTGCTctcaagtggccaaaaaaacaaatcagattACAGGCACCCTGGTGAGTCGGGTAGTGCTATAGAGCAGTTTTTTGTAAGTGGGTACAGTCTTGTGCGTTTCACATGTCTGCCAATAATTTCACATTATTCCACCGATTGGCAAATGGCAGCAATGCaccaaataaatgcaaaaatgcGCCAGCAAAGATGCACGCTAATGGATGGGTGTGAACAATGCATGTTTCAAAACGTTCACAAAAATTAGCTTTGCAAGTCTCGATAGAGGAAGGCAATGTGTTTAACATGTTTACTAAACCTACATTATGTTTTGGTGATTTACGCTGAATGTAAAGATCCCTTTTGATTGTTTTCAAGAAAACTCCACAGCGCATTTTTAAGCCACATATGAGCCatgaacacccacacaacacaacctcaCAGTTAAAAAGACTAAAGGAATAATGCGGACAAGAAATGAGGCAAAACGGTGTGCATTCTCTCTGGATTTTATTCTTTAGGAAGAGTTCTGTTTGGAATTACAAAATGCACTGGTAGAAATAGCGGTGAGACAGTTTGAGAGTGCGACAGATaagagtgtgagagagacagagtaagagagagagaaaaaagagggagtgagtgagagaTCAAAGGTTCCACAGCCAGTTTTAATACAGTACATCATCAGACTTGGCTACCTCCTGCACCCTCCTAACCTCCACAAAAAGTAGAAGGGAGAATACACCATCTTATGAACtgtactttcttttctttgtatatatttttttttaaaaacagttctTTTTTTGTGGTGTCCTGAACATGGTTGTGTTGTGCCTCAACCCCATGTAACAGAAGAAAACTCTCACCAAAGtctcttttgtgttttcattctgtagacatttttttttttttttgtataatttttaaccttttttgttCTCAAAAatagaaggaaaaaaggaaacgttgctttttaaaaacatctatctatttatatatcttttttttttttaattcctctgaATTCATTaatctgctttttcttttatgtcCTGAAGATGACTGTTAACCCACGGTGTGGCATGCACATAGCACATGCATTTCTGGAACTagatattttttccttttttaaaatcttttgtacttaaaaactttttttcttcttctcagtaGCGGCTTACATTGCTTTTTGTAGACTTTGTGTGGGTAATCAGGTGTTAGTGGATTTCACTGCAGCATAGACACAAAGATGGATGGTGAATGTTTGGGGCTTTATTCAGGGGGTCACttacatcacaacacacacacacacacacacaacacacacacacacacacacacacacaccacacacacacacacacacacacacacacaacacacacacaacacacacaacaccacacaccacaccacacacagagttgAAGATTGTTACAATGATTTTAAGATTTCAAAAGGGTTTCTGGAGACAAAAGAATAGAAAGCAAAGCaagcacaaaaataaaacaccaaaaattgATCTGAAACACACTCATtcatgtacatacacacacaaaaaaaacacttacacacacactgtaaccaGGAGCTACATACATAGTGTGCTTTCTGATTTTACATGTAGTGATGTGAAAAAATACTTGTCTGTGACATTCCACTGAGGTTGGAAAGACACTAATAGgcagttttttgtcttttcttttttttcagtgcaTTCTCTGGTCAACATGTGATAGGcctccaggttaaaaaaaaatgtataggttaaataaataaaaataataattatgttgGGGCTGACAGTGGTGCGCATTAGTGACAAGTGTTAGTTTGaggcacacagagaaacacagaaataaattaAAGATTTACAGGAGTGatacacacagaacacagatgTTTTCCAGGACCTTGACGAGGCCCAGACATCTTTTCTCCAACCTTTCTGAACTGTGCAATTCAGTCGCCTGTGTTAACACGTGGTGAACACACACGAGATGGTCTACAAGTGAGGGAATGAGCTAAACTGTATTCTTGGTGCGCTGACAGTGTAGAACTCTGAATCAGAAGTGCAGTAAAAGGAGGTACAAAAACTAGAAGGACACTGTTTGTCGTACAGCGCCACCAGACGATCACAAAGCGGTGGTGGAACTCTGCTTCAGCATCTGCAGGTGAGAAGACTCACCCGTTCCAATGCAGAAACCTGTCGGGAACTGCTGtgtttgacacatttttaaaatggggCTCACAATCAAATTCACCCCGCTGTCTAAACTCTATATAGTCTTTgaaaaagagtgacaaaaaaGACAGACCTACTGACTGCTTTGGGTAATCTCTGTCTCATGTTTGCCCTGCtgcagactcattctcccacaatgcaactgtGGGTTAGAGCTCCACCTCAGGGTTGGAAAAATGATAAGCTGtgctcaaaataaaacaaacatacagaaCAGAATATACAGACCAAATATGCAGAATCTGTCTCATTATCACGATCATCATGATCATCATTTATAgttaatattataatatctGTTTATCCATCATTACAGTCAATAACCATACAAAACAAAGATGAAGagtctctctcctttctccgcCTTTCTATTGGTCTCTTTCCCTCTGATGTCTCTGTTTTAACCCAAAACCCTGGAAGACTTTGAGATGTTACTGATTTGTCTGACTTGTTCACCAATATGGACATCACATCTTTTATCCACTTTACCCTGCTTCCCGGCATATCGCTTTATCCCCTTAGTTACAAAAAGTTACTTCCACAATAAAATATGTGCAATTCCAGGTGTGTCAGTGGCAGGCATCTGgcacagaacatacagacaagCAAGCAAAAAGTAATCATTTCGTTCCTTCTAGATATTTATACAGCAGTCTCCCCATAGCCCTCTATCACTTGATTTTAGTGTAATGAAGGTACAGAGAGAAGAATGTCatacagaggagagagagaaacagaaaggcatttttttttactaaaaaaagagagaagccCTGCAGACCACAACAGGAAGGACCAAGTAAAATTTCCCCCCACATACAGTTGATTCTCATTgttgctattattatttttttttatcattcatgCAGGATTCCACAGGGTGTACAACTCCGCAAGTCTAAAAAACGAAGCTGTGTTTGGGTGCAACAGAAGATTCAAGCTTCAATGTTTTGAAGAAGtagaagagaaggaggaagaagaagcaggAATAGAAGAAGAAATACTGCAGAAAACAGttattggtttgtttttgtttttttgtatctgaAACCCATCTCcacgtttttctttttcttctctcataGGTCATGGGTTGAGGTTAGTTAAACAGTTTGATTCTGCGAGGAGGGTGTTCTCCAGGGACAACGCtaaacaacaccaacacacccatCCTGTCCTCTAGATTTTGACCAAGGGACTTGTCAACCCCGTGCAGCGCTCCCCAACTCTCCCACCCACTTAGCCTCCTCACCTCATACAGGTGGAGGGCTCATTGTCAGttttgttcttatttaaaaacacagatgatAAAACTCATCAATATTCAACTGGTGGCTGGGAggattggattggattcctAACTTAACTGAAGTTAGCTTTgataagcaaaaacaaaacagtggtcGTTCTTTTGTCTCtgactgtaaagtgtcttttgtCGAGTCGCAAATCTTGACATCTTGTAAGTGGCTGTAGCTCGTTGCCAGAGGCATAATTTAAGACACACAAAGACTAGTGTCCATTACCCCTCCTGCTTGCATCCTTAAAAACTGCAGTTTGAGGTTGGTCTTATTTGGCATCAAGATATGAATGCAACAATAATGCAAGCAGAACATGGAGGTGCATGGTTTCCCCTTTCACCACTTGTTTCTCCAGATCCTGCATCAGCATTCTTGTTCCACCCCTCCATCCTGACACCTACCCCTTCATCTAGACCACCATCAATGGGACATGCCAAGCagtagaggagagaaaaaaaattgaacagGCAAGTAAGAAAGAATCATGGTTTCCCCTGGCAGTCAGAGCACTGGCTTAGAGCTTCCCATCTTTCGGTCCATCTATCAATTGTTTTTGCTCCTTAcgcccctcccccatccccGGAGGCTAGCACCAGTCGTCGTCCTCCGTCTCGCTGTAGGGTTCATGCAGGCCCTTGCGGGGACCTCTAGGATGCCCAGCTGGAGGAGGGACCTTGTGGGGCCCAGTATGTTGGGGTCCATGGAGATGTGTGGAAGGGGATGAAGAGCGGTAACCATTGGGTAGGCGGCGCTGGGCAGCAGGCTGCATCTGGCCCTGTACAGGCCCAGTTAGGGCGGTGGTCGGAGGGGGCGCATGGCCGGCAGTCCTAGGTGAGGTGCGACTGGGCTGTGGGTGGGGCGGTGGATGAGGGTGGGGATTGTTTACAGGGTGTGgctggggaggggggtgggggttatgTGGCTGTGGCTGTGGGGGAGGCGGCAATGGGTGGTTGGCCACGGCATGGGGGTGGGGGCTGCTACCCTGCATGGGGTTCTGCTCATAGGCAGGTGGTTCATGGTGGGGCTCATAGTCTTGGTAGTCCTGGTTGTAGAAGCAGCCATCCCCTTCCATGGAGCCACCTCCTCCACCTGAGTCTCCCCAGCGAGGTGGGGGATGATGACCCTGGCGGGTTGTGCCATGGTGGGCTAGTGGGAGGCCAGCAGGGGGAGGGCCCTGGCCTTGGGGAGGCTCAGGAGAAAAGTGACGGGGGGCAGGGGCTGGGGGTCGGCCCTGTGGGCCCCCAGGTGGTGTGGGCATGGCCTTACGGACCACAGGGGAGTAGGTTACATGGGGCCGGGGTGTTGCGGGGGTCTGAGGCAACTGTCGACGGCCTCGACGTGGCGTACTGGTCCCCGAGGTTGAGGGGACCGGACTTCCGCTGACCGAACTACTGCCCTAcacaaaaagtgaaataaagcaaataaaaagaaCGAACCACAAATTCAACAACATGTAGAATAAAGAGGATGAGAAAGAtaaagtataaaacaaaaagagaggtATAGCAAGAATGCAAGAtagagaggcagagaaaaagCAAGAAAGTCCAAAAAgacaagaacaacaacaaccacagcaatAATAAGAATTAAAGCATCAGTCATAATGTGTGTggagtggaggagaggaaggcagaaatgaaaagcatcaaaaagcaaCAGAGCAGAGGATGTGGACAAAAAAGATGGGATTTTAAACAGCACCATAAACAGAGAAGCAACATGTCACGCAGTGGAAAGAATACAAAAGAcgacaagagaaaaaaagggtaaaGGGTTGATTTCTGCAGCAACACATGTGGTACAGGGTAAATATGTTGACTGAACATACGCAAAATGTGTttagtttaaattttttgttaACAAGCTGTGTGACATGTATGCAAAGATGTTGAGTTCTAAAAAGTTATGTATTATTagacaaaaagttaaaatatgaGGAAACAATTCTTCCCCAATTAGTCTTCCTTTGCAAGAAAAGTTATACCATGCATTACATATTCAATACATAAGGATGCATTGTGTGTGTCACAGACAGTGTTTAGCAAAGGTAGAGCATAGATACTTTGTGTTTCCTATTTCAATAGGAAATGTTGTAGGTTATGTTGCCAAATGTTATAAAAGGAAAGGTAGTTGGGGGAACATGAGAGAACAGTGGCAGTCTAAAAACATATAGGTAGGGCAGATATGGACAGCAGTCAGAtactcaaatatatatttttatgcatATTTGTTTGGTTGTTGGAACAGTGGTTTGATAACAGTGACATACATGTAGTCAAGCATGTATTCACAAATGTACATAAAGGGCCCATACTATcgatgctatttttttttttacaattgtgtgttgttaaaaacaacaacatgtctTGACCTCTAATTTGAGGGAAGTAGGAAAAAAGGAGAGTTGTCCTACGATAACTCATGACATTCTTTGTCACTTAATTCATTGACATATCAAATAGTAACATGAATTCCGGTCAACAGTGAGTTTATAGTACTTTTCATATCCAAGGAGAGCTTTTTGCCAGTAGGTAATGTGCTCAGGAAAGCTGACCACTGGAGGAACTTCATAACAGAACTACATCAGAAACGCCATGCTCAGTGCAACAGTCGGTGTTTTGTTATTGCCAAAAAAGACTGCCTTAAAGGGATTATTGTCTTATTGCACTAGTTTTTCATAATCAAACAAGAGgcccttttttatatttttcagcaCTGAAAATGTGGCCATACCACTGATTTTAGACAGCACATGCAAACAAATACACAGAAGCCCACCTGTCTGTGCGTCATGCACTCACGGCCCTCGCGGCCCTCGCGGCCCTCGCTGGGCGATCGTGACCAGCGTcggtctttttctctctccctctcccggTCATGCTCTCTGTCGCGGGAGTGCCTGTGTCCGAACTCTCCCCCTCGTTCTGCTACATAGCGCTCCTTGTCCACAGAgccatggtggtggtggtgatggtggtggtgctTACGGTCCTTGGACCGGCCGCGATCTCTGTCACGATCCTTGTCTTTGGCCGTGAGGTCCCCTGACTGGGTGGTAGTGCTCAGGTCTGTGCCGAGGCCTGATGATGGAGTTAAAGGTAGTTATCATTGGTGAGTGGTGAAAACACTAAAAATTACTAGGACATAAGATAACAATAGGACATCCcacataaaaacacttaaaagcaATGCGTACACaaaaccttttatttgtttttatttaatacgttaaaattgttttctttctcacatTTAATGTAACTAACTGTACAGCATCTGTCAAACGATCATGTTActgctttttatatatatttgtaaatgtgtagtttttatgtgtgtgtgtgtgtgtgtgtgtggtcttccCACCTGTGTCAGCCTCCGTGTAGCGACAGAGGGACCTCTCAGAAGCCCGATGACTCCGGTCTTTTCGCCGGTGTCCATGTCTGGAAGTCCTCCCCTCCTCAGGTACACACTCCATGTTGTAGTCGTCTGCTCCTCCTTTGTCTCTGTGGCCCCGCCCAGACCTGCTGTGGCCCAGCGACGAAGCCGAACGTTTCATTGGACTGCTGTCATTGATGGtctaagagagaaaaagaggacagagaaagggagggagagagagggagagatgcagGGAGAGGTGTTTCCTTTGATTGTCGAGTTGGTGTTGTCTGTGAGCCATGGGTTAAGAGACACTGTGtaggtgtgtatatgtatgcatgtgtgtaaatgGCTTGTTTCTTGAATTTTATAAAAGCCCACTCGCCTTACCTCAACATACCACATCCCTTCCAGGGAAGGCATGCCGGGTTTGGCAAAAAGCTCCGTCACAATTATTGGGTCCCTACAAAAACTATCATCTAATATTTTCTAATTTTCTAAATCACCCCTTATTTTGCACCAGGCTAC
The nucleotide sequence above comes from Etheostoma spectabile isolate EspeVRDwgs_2016 chromosome 15, UIUC_Espe_1.0, whole genome shotgun sequence. Encoded proteins:
- the ier2a gene encoding immediate early response gene 2 protein; translation: MEVSVEAKRIMVVALGKLYSSRTQRGGLRLHRSLLLTLVMKSARDMYHAAQTTAESVASECEKQQQQQQQQQQFTGEVATEPRGAQMEPQGPASLATGKPRTLPREEVLRPPAEIRRDAENKENLCPTQHCRKRRGKAAVEPDFLPCKKAKLEQQLIVNSVLLDYVNCSSELGAHPTPIPLQRAIAAC